The Streptomyces sp. NBC_01689 genome includes a window with the following:
- a CDS encoding acyl carrier protein, translating into MSTSEFTLDDLRRILLEGAGVDEGVDLDGDILDEPFEVLGYESLALLETGSRIEREYGIVLDEDLLTDADTPRALIEAVNQQFGADEPAAA; encoded by the coding sequence GTGTCCACTTCGGAATTCACCCTGGACGACCTGCGCCGCATCCTGCTGGAGGGCGCGGGGGTCGACGAGGGGGTCGACCTCGACGGCGACATCCTCGACGAGCCGTTCGAAGTGCTCGGCTACGAGTCACTCGCCCTGCTGGAGACGGGCAGCCGCATCGAGCGCGAGTACGGGATCGTCCTCGACGAGGACCTGCTGACCGACGCCGACACCCCGCGCGCCCTCATCGAGGCCGTGAACCAGCAGTTCGGCGCCGACGAGCCCGCCGCCGCCTGA
- a CDS encoding FAD-dependent oxidoreductase, which translates to MTTDQQDTGTAALDTDVLVVGAGPTGLMLAAELRLGGAEVVVVDQRPGPTTESRASTLHARTMEILDSRGLLDGLGSPPCEPRGHFGGVPLDLTLPGPYPGQWKVAQTRTEELLERRAADLGADLWRRHQLLSLTVRDGADGAPEGVEAETIGPYGPVRVRARHLVGCDGEDSTVRRLVRAPFPGQDARRELLRADVSGVSVADRRFQRLRHGLAIAATRDGVTRVMVHEFGRPVTERGGGEPDFAEVTDVWKRVTGEDISHGTPLWVNAFGDANRQLARYRHGRVLFAGDAAHRQMPSGGQSLNLGVQDAFNLGWKLAAVVRGSAPEGLLDTYDTERHTVGRQVLANIRAQVELLLGGPEVEPTRALLTELLAVDGVRRHLAGMISGLGIRYAVGGGAADPDAPADEGEPGGRGAGADVVPGDVPRSGDPAGLHPLLGRRLPDAWLEPVAGGGRRRTTELLRTGRGLLLSLAGNRAGARAGTDALRAALAPWADRVEFVAGPPEAGGPLPAGQALLVRPDGHVAWAGPRPDGLSGALTRWFGFPAAGD; encoded by the coding sequence ATGACGACGGACCAGCAGGACACCGGCACGGCCGCGCTGGACACCGACGTCCTCGTGGTCGGAGCGGGCCCCACCGGTCTGATGCTCGCCGCCGAACTGAGGCTGGGCGGCGCCGAGGTGGTCGTCGTCGACCAGCGCCCCGGCCCGACCACCGAGTCACGCGCCTCCACGCTGCACGCCCGCACCATGGAGATCCTCGACTCGCGCGGGCTGCTGGACGGACTCGGTTCGCCGCCGTGCGAGCCGCGCGGCCACTTCGGCGGCGTACCCCTCGACCTGACGCTGCCCGGCCCGTATCCGGGGCAGTGGAAGGTGGCCCAGACCCGTACCGAGGAGCTGTTGGAGCGCCGGGCGGCCGACCTCGGCGCGGATCTGTGGCGTCGGCACCAGCTGCTGTCCCTGACCGTGCGGGACGGAGCGGACGGTGCTCCCGAGGGGGTGGAGGCCGAGACCATCGGCCCGTACGGTCCGGTCCGCGTCCGGGCCCGCCATCTGGTGGGCTGCGACGGCGAGGACAGCACCGTGCGACGGCTGGTCCGGGCCCCCTTCCCGGGGCAGGACGCCAGGCGGGAACTGCTGCGGGCGGACGTCTCCGGGGTCAGCGTCGCCGACCGGCGCTTCCAGCGCCTGCGGCACGGGCTCGCCATCGCCGCCACCCGGGACGGGGTGACCCGGGTGATGGTCCACGAGTTCGGCCGGCCCGTCACCGAACGCGGCGGCGGCGAACCGGACTTCGCCGAGGTCACCGACGTGTGGAAACGCGTCACGGGCGAGGACATCAGCCACGGGACCCCGTTGTGGGTGAACGCCTTCGGCGACGCCAACCGCCAGCTCGCGCGGTACCGGCACGGCCGTGTCCTGTTCGCCGGGGACGCGGCGCACCGGCAGATGCCGAGCGGCGGGCAGTCCCTCAACCTGGGCGTCCAGGACGCCTTCAACCTCGGCTGGAAGCTCGCCGCGGTGGTGCGCGGCAGCGCCCCCGAGGGCCTGCTCGACACCTACGACACCGAGCGCCACACCGTGGGCCGCCAGGTCCTCGCCAACATCCGGGCGCAGGTCGAGCTGCTGCTCGGCGGCCCGGAGGTCGAACCGACCCGTGCCCTGCTCACCGAACTCCTCGCCGTGGACGGCGTACGCCGGCACCTGGCGGGGATGATCAGCGGCCTCGGCATCCGGTACGCCGTCGGGGGCGGCGCGGCCGACCCGGACGCCCCGGCCGACGAGGGCGAGCCGGGCGGCCGGGGCGCCGGGGCCGACGTCGTCCCCGGGGACGTTCCCCGCTCCGGTGACCCGGCCGGGCTGCACCCGCTCCTCGGGCGGCGGCTGCCGGACGCGTGGCTGGAACCGGTGGCGGGCGGCGGGCGGCGCCGTACGACGGAACTGCTGCGCACCGGACGCGGGCTGCTGCTGTCCCTGGCCGGGAACCGTGCCGGTGCCCGTGCCGGGACCGACGCGCTGCGCGCGGCGCTGGCCCCCTGGGCGGACCGGGTCGAGTTCGTGGCCGGCCCGCCCGAGGCCGGGGGCCCGCTTCCGGCGGGCCAGGCCCTTCTCGTACGCCCCGACGGGCACGTGGCCTGGGCCGGTCCGCGTCCGGACGGGCTGTCCGGGGCGCTGACCCGCTGGTTCGGCTTCCCGGCCGCCGGCGACTGA
- the fabG gene encoding 3-oxoacyl-ACP reductase FabG: MSTLEKRVALITGATSGIGLASARALAAAGHRVFIGARSADNVAATVKTLQDEGVEADGGVLDVRDPASAAAFVQAAVDRFGTVDVLVNNAGRSGGGVTADIGDELWADVIDTNLNSVFRMTREVLNTGGMRHRSRGRIINIASTAGKQGVVLGAPYSASKHGVVGFTKALGNELAPTGITVNAVCPGYVETPMAQRVRAGYAAAYDTSEDAILEKFQAKIPLGRYSTPEEVAGMVAYLASDTAASVTAQAINVCGGLGNF, from the coding sequence ATGTCAACGCTGGAGAAGCGGGTCGCTCTGATCACCGGGGCGACCAGCGGCATCGGTCTCGCGTCCGCCCGCGCGCTGGCCGCCGCCGGCCACCGGGTGTTCATCGGCGCGCGCAGCGCCGACAACGTGGCCGCGACGGTCAAGACGCTCCAGGACGAGGGCGTGGAGGCGGACGGCGGTGTCCTCGACGTCCGCGACCCGGCCTCGGCCGCCGCCTTCGTCCAGGCCGCCGTCGACCGCTTCGGCACCGTCGACGTCCTGGTCAACAACGCCGGCCGGTCCGGTGGAGGCGTCACCGCCGACATCGGGGACGAGCTGTGGGCCGATGTCATCGACACCAACCTCAACAGCGTCTTCCGGATGACCCGGGAGGTCCTCAACACCGGCGGCATGCGGCACAGGAGCCGCGGCCGGATCATCAACATCGCGTCCACGGCGGGTAAGCAGGGTGTGGTCCTCGGCGCCCCCTACTCCGCCTCCAAGCACGGCGTGGTCGGTTTCACCAAGGCCCTCGGCAACGAGCTGGCTCCCACCGGCATCACCGTGAACGCCGTCTGCCCCGGCTACGTCGAGACGCCGATGGCCCAGCGCGTACGGGCCGGATACGCCGCCGCCTACGACACCTCCGAGGACGCCATCCTCGAGAAGTTCCAGGCGAAGATCCCGCTCGGCCGCTACTCCACCCCGGAGGAGGTGGCCGGCATGGTCGCCTATCTCGCCTCCGACACGGCCGCCTCGGTCACCGCGCAGGCCATCAACGTCTGTGGCGGACTCGGCAACTTCTGA
- a CDS encoding aromatase/cyclase — protein MTTREVEHEITIAAPAPAVYRLLAEVTNWPRIFPPTIHVDQVERNGSEERIRIWATANGEAKNWTSRRTLDPEGLRITFRQEIPAPPVAAMGGTWIIEPLGDDASRVRLLHDYRAIDDDPHDLLWIDQAVDRNSRSELDALKKNVELAHAAEEATFSFEDTVLVDGSAKDVYAFLNEAHLWPERLPHVSTVRLHEDTPGLQTLEMDTRAKDGSLHTTKSYRVTFPHHRIAYKQTTLPALMTLHTGHWTITETDEGVTATSQHTVTLDTTTIHTVLGPHATLDDARTYVHTALSTNSRATLTHAKTHAESRR, from the coding sequence ATGACGACCCGTGAGGTAGAGCACGAGATCACGATCGCCGCGCCCGCACCGGCCGTGTACCGGCTGCTGGCGGAGGTCACCAACTGGCCGCGGATCTTCCCGCCCACCATCCACGTCGACCAGGTCGAGCGGAACGGGTCCGAGGAGCGGATACGGATCTGGGCGACCGCCAACGGCGAGGCGAAGAACTGGACGTCACGCCGCACCCTGGACCCCGAGGGCCTGCGGATCACCTTCCGCCAGGAGATACCCGCCCCGCCGGTCGCGGCGATGGGCGGGACCTGGATCATCGAGCCGCTCGGCGACGACGCCTCCCGGGTGCGGCTCCTGCACGACTACCGCGCGATCGACGACGACCCGCACGACCTCCTGTGGATCGACCAGGCGGTGGACCGCAACAGCCGCTCCGAGCTGGACGCGCTGAAGAAGAACGTCGAACTGGCCCACGCGGCCGAGGAGGCGACGTTCTCGTTCGAGGACACCGTGCTCGTCGACGGCTCGGCGAAGGACGTCTACGCCTTCCTCAACGAGGCCCACCTGTGGCCCGAACGACTGCCCCACGTCTCCACCGTCCGCCTCCACGAAGACACCCCCGGCCTGCAGACCCTCGAAATGGACACCCGCGCCAAGGACGGCTCCCTCCACACCACCAAGTCCTACCGCGTGACCTTCCCCCACCACCGCATCGCCTACAAACAGACCACCCTCCCCGCCCTCATGACCCTCCACACCGGCCACTGGACCATCACCGAAACCGACGAAGGCGTCACCGCCACCTCCCAGCACACCGTCACCCTCGACACCACCACCATCCACACCGTCCTCGGCCCCCACGCCACCCTCGACGACGCCCGCACCTACGTCCACACCGCCCTCTCCACCAACAGCCGCGCCACCCTCACCCACGCCAAAACCCACGCCGAGAGCAGGCGTTGA